AACATTGTAACTACTGCTATAATTAATCTGCTTTGACCACTATTTCAAATACCTTAAGCACCTGACAACATCCACCAACCCAGCATACACTCCAAACTGCTGCTAATTTTGGCATCTGGCTGAAATTCTAGTTGTAGTGTTTGGAGCTTAACTATTtcattaataacattttctttttcagaaaggTGGCTATGTGCTGGTGATTGTCGGTGTCCCCCGACTGTGCCACTTGCAGTGGGGTCTTTTTCACATTGTTTGCAGCCTGCAGGTTGGGTTTCTCTCCTTGGGCCCAGCTCACCAGTTTCTGCACAGAGCTGTAGTGAGCGGACTTGCAGGCGCAGTGCAGAGGGGTGTCCTTGTTGTTGTCGAGGGGATTGACAGCCGCTCCGCTGCCCAGCAGCAGCTCTATGAGCGCGTCCTGCCCGTGTTCCGCTGCGAGGTGCAGAGGGGTCCTCCGCCACACGTTTTTGTCATCTACGTTCTTATTTTTTCCAGCAGCCAAAAGACCCGTCGCCACGCTGGCATGCCCTTTGGCAGCTGCGTAGTGCAAGGCCGTACAGCCATCCATGTCTTTAGCTCCATACCTTGCCTTGGCAGCCAGCATTGCAGACACAGCTTCTAAATGCCCCTCCGTGGCAGCCACATGCAAGGGTGTCTTTTTCTCCTTGTCTGCAGAATTGGGATCAGCGTGACTTTTGAGAAGCTGTTTCACCATCTCACCGTTGCCTTGAGCTGCCGCGAAATGCAAAGGTGTCTTGGAGTGCTTGTCTTTAGCATTGATGTCCGCTTTGCACTGGATCAAGCGCTGGGTGACATCAGCATGACCCCGCTGACAAGCAACGTGCAAGGGGGTGAGAGACTCCTTAGTCACTGCATTCACGTTGGCTCCAGCTTTAATCAGCAGCTCAACTAATGCTGGTTTATTGTGGAAGGCAGCAACGTGCAAAGGAGATTGGTTGCCTGGGCCTGCAGTATTAGCATCCATCCCTTTCTCTAGCAGGAGCTTTGTACTGGGGAGACTCCCACTTTGAACAGCCAGGTGCAGTGCTGTGTTGAGATTGGGTAGCTTGTCATCCAGTCGTGCCTGTCTTGAAACAAGCACTTTGACAGCTTCCAGTTTGCCCATTTCCGCAGCCAACAGCAAGGGGGTGTATTGCATGTCATTGCGTGCATTCACGTCCGTGCCCTTGTCTATTAAGGCTGCGATGATTCCATGCAGATCTCTCTGCACAGCCTTAAAAAGTGCAGACACCCTGGTGTCAGGGGACAGGTCCTCAGCATGCTGCAGGATCAACCCAAATACCAACTGGTTGTTGCTATTAAATGCTGCGTCGATAACAGAAGAGTCAATCTGGGCACCAGCTTCAAGCAGGACCTTCACGGTCTTCTCAAAACCCAGAGAAACGGCGTGAAACAGGGCGGTTTTCTTTTTCTCATCTTTGGCATCCACTGGGGCGCCCTTCTTTAGAAGAATCTGGGCCAGGCTGCTCTCATCCTTGAGGGCCACCAGGTGCAGGAAATTCTTCTGGTTTTTATAGTTCCTAGTCTCTTCCTCCACCAGCATCGTGACTATACTGAGGTGGTTGTTTTGGGCAGCCAAGTGAAATGGTGTCTTGGATTTTTTGTCTGTGGCATAGATGTTAGCTCCTGCCTCTAAGAGCACCTTCACAGCCTGGGCATGACCTCTTTCAGCCGCCCGGTGCAATGGTGAGCTCCCATTCTTGTCACTCACGTCCAGCTTGGCACCTTTGCTGAGCAAATACTCAATAACTTGGACTTGGCCATGAGAGGCTGCTATGTGCAAGAGAGTCTCATGTGAGGAATTGACTGCGTTAACGTTGCCGTCTTTCAATATTTTCTCCAAGTAAGAAACATCTCCGGCTGCAGCAGCTTCAAACAGTCCCCCAGGCTTTTGAGGGATCACTTTGGGGTGTCCTGCAACTCGAACTGATTTCTCTGTCATGTCCGGCTTCTTGATGGGCTTTTCTTTCTTAAGTGGGGCCGCTGCCATGATGGtctttttgggggtctcctgGACAGCTTCAGGAGGCCCATTTGTTTCCTTTTCCAATAGGTACCCAACCAGCTGCCTATTGGCATCTCTAATGTTCTCATTCACGCCACTCACATACACCCGAATGCCGTTGTACAAGGCCGGCTCAACAAGTTTCAGGCAGGGGTAAAAGAAAAGTCTACAAGCTCTCTCACCTTTGGAGACCAGAATCTCCAGAATCCTGGAGTTCTTTTCCTCACGGGTCCTGTAGTTCGAAAGCAGGAGTTTCTTTTCCGGTGGCAAGATGCCTTGGCCAATGAGATGGTCCAGCAGATGTTCGGTGTTATTTATACCATTCACCAGATCCTTTTTCTTAGTCTGGAGAACTTCAACAGCATATGGATTGGTGAACAGACTAGCAGAATGCATTATAACTCCCTGAGCCACTTGCTTTGATTTCACTGTATTCCAGTCTGGTTTTGATCAGAAACCTAAAAACTGCAACAGGAACTGCTGCTTTTTTCTTTTAGACGACAgaattactgcaacacatccAAAACTTCCTTGGTAGTCTTGCCTCTCCTTCTTAAATAAAGCTTTATTCTAATCTAATGTCCCCATAGCAACCAGGTAAATACTATGGTGAGCACAGGTGGTTCAAAACTtttatcaatgaaaaaaaaacaaattgcatcTAGTTTTGATTCAGTGTAAAAGCGTGCCAATAGTCTAGCACACAAATTGTTGCTGTTACTTACATATTAACAGAGATGTTAAAAGTTATGTTTGTTTTCTGAACCTAACTATTGAGCATACTTTGTTGTAATTGCAGTGTAAGCAATCCGTCAGTAGTGACTGGAGAGAATGTGGAGCCTAGCTACTGTTGCTGTGATCACTACCGTAGGCTTTTGTGCAGGATTTGAAATCTCTGTGCAGTCCTACCACAAACAAAAGCTGCACATGACTTCCTTTAGGATAATTTAAGAACAACCCAGGGCAGGAGAATGCATACAGCATGCAGACAGCAATCAGATCATTGTGATGAAACAAATCATATAATAAAGAGAAagcgaaagagagagagaaggggttcTTTTACAAAATGTTCACTGCTGTCACCTTGTCTCATTTTCCTGGTCATCAACTGAGAAATGAAGAGTGTGTGTTATTGTGAAGTCCTGAATCCCCTTCCTCACCATTGCAAATAGCACTCCCACCCGGTCAGAGGGACGCGAGTGACAACAGGACTGAATTGGAAGAACGAGAGCAGCAGCTTTTGTTATTTCCTCATAGCGTTATTAAGTGCAAGTCAGAGCAGGTTTTTACAGCTAAGCAGTATCTGCAAGGCTACTGTATCTTAATTGATGCAACATTACAGCAACACTGCATTTAGAGTTAAACATTGAAGACATGATTGTCTAGGGGATGTTCACTGGTGTATCTACAGGAGGACTTACTGTAACTAAGACTTCAAAATGAAAGAGCAGTTTAATACAGCAATTTTTATTTATCAGCCTTTTTTTCAAACAGTGTCCCAGTACAGTAAATAATCTAAACATGCTAAAGGATCAATGACACACAGACTCCTAGAAACCAAGAGAATTGTCAGAAATGTTTTATTCCAGTGTACAATTTGTGAAAGGAGGACAAAATGGTCAGGTTTATTAAATCACTGTAGTAGTTAAGTGATTATTCCATTACTATAATGTCTTTAAATCACTGGCTGTCAAATATGTATCCACTGTAACTTAGTACTGTCCTGGTGTGACATTCATAATCTCtagatttttgtataaaaagccaGTCTTGAATAATTTCCCGAATACCAAGCTGTATTGTATTAGGGTTTGTGAATATCACAACAGGCTTGATAGACCTCAGTGAACAAGAACCATAACTGATTATTACTTCTTGTGCAGAACTAATAATCAAGGACTCAGAATGAACCAAGATAAAGTGGCTTGCTCGCTATTCATAAAACACTGACAACATCAGCTCCGACTTTCACAAGAACTTCTCCACAAATCCTGCAAACCTTAAACTAAGTTCTGATTCCAATAGGAACAGCAGGATAAGGAAGGCAAAGCAGGATGCAAGATTCATAGAGCCACATAAACATTAGAGAACATTAGACAAGAAGGAAGCTGTGTGGCTCCAGGGTTTGTGAAGGGGAGCAGGGTTCTGTCACCAAAGGTAGTCTAGAGCCAGCCAAGGAAATTGGAAACTCCCAAAATTGCCATGCAGACTCCAGCCAGCCAGCAGCTTATTACAATATCTAATTGGACAGTGTTGCTGTTTCATTTCAGTAGGAAGGGCGTTGTGATATTCTCCAGACCCTGCAGGCAGCGTTCAGACTGCGATACAGCATGCAGAAGGCACTGTCATTCCGTATGTACAGTTGACTCACTCTGTCTCTTAAGGTATAGCAGTCTCTTCTCATGAGCATTCTGGGTAGAACCGCAAAGCCAGGCTGAGCAGTTCTGTCATCCATGTCTTCAGTCAGTTGTCAACTGTACCGTAATTGGTAGTGAATGGCTTTTACACTCGGTTTCCAGGTGCCCACCTTCCCAAAGCAGCACAAATACATGTAGTTTCACGAGGAACAtgtcattgtggcaatgtgccccgcccctgtgtgcatgtgtgtgttatatgttgtatgttgcgtgtggtgtgttacaTGTTGGtttatagagattggtacacgggatataaacgggtctgtgtttcacgtgtgatttaaattgtatatttgtatttaggcacgggattgcacatcactgcatgtgcatttaaagtatagtatgtgagcacggggttgcacagaattaattcacgtgctgggattcaagtgaataattaattagtaattgaatcccagcacaacagtatatatagatgcacatttctttcactctgggttgtgtgttcagggcgaaggaacgggagagagtgaggagataatcaATAgtgaagcaattgctacgtggtacgtgtttttTTAGTGTTCgtcactgtgtgtcagtgtctgttcattttgtttgtctatttattttggctccagtgccgtgtcctgttttgtgtttaaaccctttttattttgcaataaaccttctgaatgCTACCATCGCGTTTCAGTTTCACTcgccactactgtctgtctgtgttacttcctgtttctggtctgacgtcacccactccggccgtctttgtgacagtcatacAAACCTTTTGTTCCTAATAAGTACGTGGGTCTGCAGGTATTAGTCTCCCCAACACTGCTGTATAAAGTATGCTATTCTAATTTGGGATTATAAATACTCGAGGTACTGGGTAATGGTGAAAATGCTTGTTTGTATGTAattctatatactgtacacaaaagCCATGCTGTGTTTTCTCCACTAGATGGCCTCCCTAGCTAACAAATAAATGAGAATGTCCTCAGGCCAACTCACTGTGCAATGTCATTACTCAGCGCTACTCCGTCAGTGCAGAAAACCAAGACGCTCCACAATGTGTTACTCAGGCCTGAAATTAATCAGAATGCTGGCAGCACCATAACCAGCATAACTATGGCGCTGCAATAAGCTTTGATTTCATTATGGCCTCGGCCAGTGAACCTGAAGCCATGCCGTTGTAATACATAACACACCACTGCAAAGATAAAGATACGCTGGGCTCTCGTGGTCTATAGAAATACCTTCACAgtttaaataattcaaataggAACATACAAAGAGAATGAAAATAAAACCTTAACAGGGGACGAGAGTCTCTTCAGTGTAGATCAGCTGAATAACTGAAAGACAGGAAGCAAATGTGAAAAAGAGTTTTTCATAGCACATAAGGACTGAGGGGTAGAATACTGGGAATGAGAAGACGCTGTGAGGCTCATCCCTTCCCAGCACCCCATTACCAGGGTTTGAGATGCTGCAGATTCACCTGGTTACCCACTGTGCACTGGCTTTCATATCTGGCAGGACAGATCAGTAATTTTGTAAACTTTACCTCACAATTTACAGCAAATTACCAAATTACCGTAATATCTCCCGCCGCTATCATAAACTTACAATAAGACTTTCTGTACGCCAGCTGATCAGGTTTGGTAAAATGAGTTTAAAATGTGGTTCCTTTGTATTTCCTCTTAACCCTTCGAGCTAGAGttaaagaaatcattgcaatCAATATCTTGAGTAATAGGGAAGTGGGTATGGTTCCTCATACTTTATAATGATGAAATAACAACCTGAGATTAGATCAAAACCCCACTTCTGACGGCGTGCTGGTTACCGTCTGTGATGCTGTAACATTGCCCTGCTTAGATTTGTATCAATGTTGTTCTTTATGTTGCACTTTTCCTGCAGCCTGTGCGCTCTGACGGGCTGAGTGGAGTCCAGGCTGCGATCTGGCACAGTTTCTGCAGCTCAGGTATGAAGTTGATTCCCAGATCACACTGTAGCTGATCGATATGACCTGctactgacacactcacaaaaGGCCAAGCATTTACGTGCACTGGATTTTTAGCACAGAGAGAGACTCATAGCTGAGTTTTCAAGCCCTCTCTCCCTCAGTGCTCTCTGAGAATTCCACCCCACTCCCAGGGTGTACCTGCTGCTCTCCATTCCTGTCCTTCGTTCCTTAGAAAGCAGAGTTTAAAGTAGGTATCCTGCCTGGTTGGAGCTGGTTTGTGTTGTGAGATTAACAGCGGAGGAGTGGCAGTTGTGGCAGGACACTTAGTGTTGTAGAACACCCTAACCTAAGTTTAGTCGTAATCAACTGGGGGCTTGCTCCTGAATTCATTCTATTAACTGTGTAACTGATTGAAATGAgttattttgagattttaaagTCTGTTACAGTAACACCTCTGCATTGTTAGGCaattttacagatttattttaacaGACTAGCAAACAGAGGTGCAATGGATACTGTTAGAGTTACAATCACAATAGCAGTTAGAGTAAGCAGCTATTTTCAGTGTGAATATTCTTTGTGAATGTGGAAAATGCGTAAGGCGTTTCTGGTTCCTATTGTCTTACTTAACGGTAAAACAATTAGGGTGGAAAAAATGAACGCAGGCCGTTTATAAAGCTAATAATTTATACACAATATTAATACTGCAATACTAATTagtttaaaattatattaaaaaaaagaaaaaatactacagcatacaatttttttttttcacatccaGTTTGAGTGAAGTTGGTGTTAACTTTTACTCCTCCACCAATGCAGGAATTCAACCATCAGCACAGTGAACTTGAAATCACAatgacaacaaaaaagaaaagatgaaATCTTTGCTTgttctatttttggtcatgtctataaatctcatatatatatatatatatatatatatatatatatatatatacaggctcaTACGTAAGAGGTTTCTCCTGCCTGTCACCGGGGGCCCGCGTGGGTTACACAATCAGATGAAATCACTTTGGAAAGGTGGCACACAATCCAACCCAGCTGTCACATCTCTGTCCAGCATCTCTGTCCAACCTCTCTCTGTCCAGCCTCTCTCTGTCCAGCCTCTCTCTGTCCAGCCTCTCTCTGTCCAGTCTCTCTCTCCAGCCTCTCTGTCCAGCCTCTCTCTGTCCAGTCTCTCTCTCCAGCCTCTCTCTGTCCAGCCTCTCTCTGTCCAGTCTAtctctccagtctctctctccaGCCTCTCTGTccagcgtctctctctctccagtctctctctccaGCCTCTCTGTCCAGCATCTCTGTCCaggctctctctctccagtctctcTGTCCAGCCTCTTTCTCCAGCCTCTCTGTCCAGTCTCTCTCTCCAGCCTCTCTGTTCAGTCTCTCTCTGTCCAGTCTCTCTCTCCAGCCTCTCTGTTCAGTCTCTCTCTGTCCAGGCTCTCTCTCCAACCTCTCTCTGTCCAGtctctctctccagtctctctctccaGCCTCTCTATCCAGGCTCTCTCTATCCAGTCTCTCTGTCCAGTCTCTTTCTCCAGCCTCTCtgtccagcctctctctctccagcctctctgtccatgctctctctctccagtctctcTGTCCAGCCTCTCTCTGTCCAGTCTCTCTCTCCAGCATCTCTCTCCAGCCTCTCtgtccagcctctctctctccggCCTCTCTGTCCAGTCTCTGTCCAGCCTCTCTCTGTCCAGTCTCTCTCTCCAGCCTCTCtgtccagcctctctctctccggCCTCTCTGTCCAGTCTCTGTCCAGCCTCTGTCCAGCCTCTCTCTGTCCAGTCTCTCTCTCCAGCCTCTCTGTCCAGCCTCTCTGTCCAGCTCATTGAAAATGCAGGGGGTATTCAGAGCAGGATGGAGGTTAGCACGTCGCTGGCTCACACTGAGAGGTTCTGAGGGGAGATTCAATTGAATAACACAGCAGAGCTTGATTACCACACTTTAAGGCAATACTCAGATGTGTAGATTGATGAGAAGAGCCCTGTTTCATGAtattactatctatctatctatctatctatctatctatctatctatctatctatctatatgaaTGAATGATTGATACCTTTTTTTCCATTATGTGTTCATTGCAAACGTTGCGAATATCCCAAACAGGTCAGCGCTTGGGTCACTGAGAGTGCAAAAACAGgatttaacttattttttaattaaattaagtgGGTAACAGGAAGGTCGGATTATCGGTATTACACATACAGTTTGAGTGCCAcacaaagaaaaataacacattgcaatattgtgttgcatttctttttatttgactACTCTACACGCGCGTCAGCTCAGCTGCAATGTCAGGTTTATTTGGGTTAACTATACAACCCGGCGTCATTCCAATTATTTAACTTCAAAAGGCGTTTCTGTGGTTACCTATTTATCTGTACACTGCATTTTCTAGTTTTCTGAGCCATTAGTATTTGTTCAATGCACACacgcataaaaaaaaaaaaaaaaaaacctctaaacCATTTCCTGACCCGGCTGACTGCCTTCTCTGTATAGCAGAGATGTTTTGCGAGGCTCGATTCTCGTAATACACGCCCACTTTCTCTCCTGATGACGTTTCTCTTCCGACTGTGCTGTTACCCGTATATGGTCAAGAAGGTGTTTACTTTCCGGCATTATGTCACCGCCTCTctttatatacacatacacacgtgtgtgtgtgtgtgtgtgtattaccaaAAACCGAAGAATCAgaattctaatttaaaaaaaaaaaaaaatgtatttttcatattGATTTTGTTATACAATCCCTGATATGAAGCATACCTGTGAATGAAATATACTGTGAATGCATGGAATTATAATGCAGTTGAGACATAGCCTTCTAGAACTATTTTATTGATACATAGAATGGAAAACACTGTGTAAAGATATTTTTCACAAGGATGTACAGAATACAGTGGAAAACAGGACAGTATTGTATAGTACTCACAGTGTCCCTAGTAAGTTTATAACAGGACAGTATTGTATAGTACTCACAGTGTCCCTAGTAAGTTTATAACAGGACAGTATTGTATAGTACTCACTGTGTCCCTAGTAAGTTTATAACAGGACAGTATTGTATAGTACTCACTGTGTCCCTAGTAAGTTTATAACAGGACAGTATTGTATGGTACTCACTGTGTCCCTAGTAAGTTTATAACAGGACAGTATTGTATGGTACTCACTGTGTCCCTAGTAAGTTTATAACAGGACAGTATTGTATAGTACTCACTGTGTCCCTAGTAAGTTTATAACAGGACAGTATTGTATAGTACTCACTGTGTCCCTAGTAAGTTTATAACAGGACAGTATTGTATGGTACTCACTGTGTCCCTAGTAAGTTTATAACAGGACAGTATTGTATGGTACTCACTGTGTCCCTAGTAAGTTTATAACAGGACAGTGTTGTATAGTACTCACTGTGTCCCTAGTAAGTTTATAAGCAGGAGAGTATATAAATAGTGTGTTGTTTTAAGAGGAAGCACTTCTTTTTACTGTTTGTACAGGACAAAAGAACAATACTAGTTAAATTTATTCAGTTTATTCAGTGTGTGCCCGcaggcagggccagcacaggcacatctcaatagtgcagcactaacacAAAGAGAGACCTACATAGACCGTACtcaatacaataacaatacagcgctaacaatacaaacaattactatacaGCCACAataatacatgtactgtacaaatGGTACATCctgtatacacatacatacacaaacacaaacacatacattggGGCAACCTATATCACCTTAAATATCTAATAAGCTACCCAGTGATAGTTAGCCGAGATTAAATAGTTGCTATGCAGCATTATCTTCATAAGGGACCATGGAGAGAAGAAACTGCAAGGCACAGCTTTGATCAAGAGCAGTGGTTTAGTAGTTAGTAATGACTCCCCCTTGTGGTGGAAATGCGTCACTGCCACTAGCTGCTCTTGTGTGAGAAATGTTTTGTTGTCGTTTACAAACCCTTGAGAGTATACACATGGTCATTAGAAACAACCTGAAACAAATGCggtgttgtgtttgtgttattaGGCGTGAAGAGAAATGTCACCATCATTATGGTATGCTTCCATTTAAGtttgaaaagtaaaaaacaaacaaacaaacaaaacgtgtTTTGATGTTTATGCTAGACTCAACACTGGTGTTAAGTTTTCAAGGGCTGTTTACCTGCACCTTGCAGTGAAAGGAAAATACTTCAGCAATGTTACAAAACTCGTGAGAGATAACTACAGGGTGGACTTGGTTTTGAGCACAGCTAAGGTACACTAAGCAGTTTGGAAGACACGTGGCTTCTGGAATCCTAAATAGAACAGCAATCTCAGGGTATTCCTTACAGAGCTCCTAAACCGTTAATGTCGTTAATGTACATGTGATACTGTTGACAACAAATTAACCTTAAGATACATGTTTATAAACCTCTATTTTTGAAATCCCAAAACGGAATGTACTGTACTCCAGTgtgatttttaatgaaatgtgATCGGTTTACAGGTGTGTCAGTGTGCCTTCAATATGTCTTTAATATACCAATAAAGGCACCAGAATTGTGAAGTCGCCCAGATAATGGTTCATCTATTAAAACACACCAGAACACCAGAGCATTCGTTTTAGGTGCTTTATTTATACATGTCTTAAATAGAATCTTCAGAAAACGaacataaaaaattatatattttattacaaatggCAAACTTATGAGTCGTCCAAATTCCTCTTATTTACAAATAATATTGGGCTTAATCGCCAAAGAGCAACATACAATAACATAACTTTCAAAGGCTTGCTGCATTGACATGACatcagcttatatatatatatatataaaatgaacagTATTTACACATACAATCAAGCCAGGCAGCTTTTTCAacctgcctttttttattttctacgCCTTCCCATGACGTCGCTACAACAGAAGCAAACTAAAGTATCTATagcagtttttaataaacaaaacaaaactgtgtttgaaTACTGAATGATCTTCGAATGTCACAGGGTCCATGCACAACTTGGTCAACGTTAACGCAATGATAGTGCctctctctaaaaaaaaaaaaaacagcagaaaacaGCACTTGATTAAGAAAGTGCTTGTGTCTTTTTGCTTTCATTGTTATTGTCAATAACCCAGCTTGAGACAGCTCTCTCATCATTCTCAAGACaagtctctctctcgctctctctataCTCCTGCGTGTAGCCAAGGAGCTCGCCTCTGTAGTCTCACAGCTGTGACACTTAGTTTCATTGTCTTCATTCATTCGTTACTTTGTAAACTTCGTCCCGTTTTCGGACAGTCTCTTTTTTCGGAGGAGCAGCGGTCGCGGGGTTGTGCTCTCAGAACGTTTGCAGCTGCTGGGTCAGCATGAGTTGGCAGCCGCTGTTGACGTGGTTCATGACTTTCTGCTTCAGCTGCGCCACCTGCTCCCGCAGTAAGTTGGCGGAGGATGCCAGCTCGGAGTTCTGCGACTTCAGGATTTTCACTTTGTCTTCCAGCCTGGAGATCCTCTCCAGTTTCCTCTTCCGGCACTTGGAAGCTGCGACTCTGTTTCTCATGCGCTTCCTCTCGGCTTTGATCCTCTCCTGGTTCTCCATGTCGATCGGGGAGAGCGGCGGGGTCTCGCCGGACATCTCGGGCACCGTCTGGGGCTCCTCTTTCAACGCCTGCAGCCGCGGGTGCTGAATCTGCACCTGGGTGTTCATGTGATGCTGAGGCTGGTAGTTCATGTTGTTTGCATTGCTGAAGCTGGGTGCTGGCGCCGTCGCCGATGAGGTGCTGATATTAGTTGGATTGAATGTGTTCAGGCTGGTATACACCGGTGGTTCCGGCTGCATGTTTGCGCTGAAAACACTGTTGACAATCATAGAAGAGATGGGTGTCATGCCGGTGGACGAAGAAGTCTCCGTCGCAGAAGTTACGCTGGTGGAGCCGTTGTGCTGGTAGTGCAGCTCCGCCAGTGCCCGCACGAACCCATCAGCAAAACCCTCCTGCTCGTCGGTAACGTTTCTCGGGCAGAGGAACTGGGTCGGGGTCGGTGTCGTCGTGATCATGCCGTTGCTGGACTGGATGATAAGCCGCTCCAGTTCGGGGGAGGCCAGTTTGAGAAGCCCGACATCGGGGGATGTGAGGAGGTCGCTTGCCCTGGCCCGCAGGTGCGGTTTCAAGTTCAGCGAGGGGTCCAACAGGTTTAAAGTCAAGTTCTGCTTCAGGGCTTTGGGGTTGTATCCATAGCCGGAGGACTCTGGCTGTGAGAAGGCATTGAGTGTATCGTCGTAGAAAGTAGTTTCCATCTTGGTAGACATAGAACAGAactcctgtctgtgtgtgtgtgtgtgtgagagagagagagtttttaaTTCAGCAGTTATAACGAAAGAGAAGTTATACTTGTAAGAAGTGCAGTTCCGAGAAGTGCGATAAACACAGATTAGTTTAACTGTGCAGACAGACCGGCTTACGACTGAAACAAAGTGTCCGATATAGATAtgtaaaaggaaaatacaaatcCTTTACAAACTCTTACTTGACGAGACGTCAGACAGTTTCTGTACAAGTTGCCTCTGCAACTCC
The sequence above is drawn from the Acipenser ruthenus chromosome 12, fAciRut3.2 maternal haplotype, whole genome shotgun sequence genome and encodes:
- the caiap gene encoding CARD- and ANK-domain containing inflammasome adapter protein, giving the protein MHSASLFTNPYAVEVLQTKKKDLVNGINNTEHLLDHLIGQGILPPEKKLLLSNYRTREEKNSRILEILVSKGERACRLFFYPCLKLVEPALYNGIRVYVSGVNENIRDANRQLVGYLLEKETNGPPEAVQETPKKTIMAAAPLKKEKPIKKPDMTEKSVRVAGHPKVIPQKPGGLFEAAAAGDVSYLEKILKDGNVNAVNSSHETLLHIAASHGQVQVIEYLLSKGAKLDVSDKNGSSPLHRAAERGHAQAVKVLLEAGANIYATDKKSKTPFHLAAQNNHLSIVTMLVEEETRNYKNQKNFLHLVALKDESSLAQILLKKGAPVDAKDEKKKTALFHAVSLGFEKTVKVLLEAGAQIDSSVIDAAFNSNNQLVFGLILQHAEDLSPDTRVSALFKAVQRDLHGIIAALIDKGTDVNARNDMQYTPLLLAAEMGKLEAVKVLVSRQARLDDKLPNLNTALHLAVQSGSLPSTKLLLEKGMDANTAGPGNQSPLHVAAFHNKPALVELLIKAGANVNAVTKESLTPLHVACQRGHADVTQRLIQCKADINAKDKHSKTPLHFAAAQGNGEMVKQLLKSHADPNSADKEKKTPLHVAATEGHLEAVSAMLAAKARYGAKDMDGCTALHYAAAKGHASVATGLLAAGKNKNVDDKNVWRRTPLHLAAEHGQDALIELLLGSGAAVNPLDNNKDTPLHCACKSAHYSSVQKLVSWAQGEKPNLQAANNVKKTPLQVAQSGDTDNHQHIATFLKKKMLLMK
- the LOC117416589 gene encoding transcription factor Jun-like is translated as MSTKMETTFYDDTLNAFSQPESSGYGYNPKALKQNLTLNLLDPSLNLKPHLRARASDLLTSPDVGLLKLASPELERLIIQSSNGMITTTPTPTQFLCPRNVTDEQEGFADGFVRALAELHYQHNGSTSVTSATETSSSTGMTPISSMIVNSVFSANMQPEPPVYTSLNTFNPTNISTSSATAPAPSFSNANNMNYQPQHHMNTQVQIQHPRLQALKEEPQTVPEMSGETPPLSPIDMENQERIKAERKRMRNRVAASKCRKRKLERISRLEDKVKILKSQNSELASSANLLREQVAQLKQKVMNHVNSGCQLMLTQQLQTF